Proteins encoded by one window of Nitrospira sp.:
- a CDS encoding CBS domain-containing protein — protein sequence MTTTRTIPKSTRISLDRSIERMRKQLAELAQFLGKGTPTRSLEEFDLETERLIGDLLGQASDMLHAYEYAELGEAGGLVNMTDEAPEGTGMDSHRQSLLQRYRVLESCVSELEARRAAEPKQKKVGRTLIGPQIAEHMSAEVRSLSQEATLREAGQLMQKWKLGSLLLTDNQSYVGFITDSTLAREVVANGVNPNTTPVKTCMRKPVVAIEGDRPIIDAVRMMKDQATRHLAVTQDGQIIGVISVSNILRYYSGVV from the coding sequence ATGACTACGACGCGCACCATTCCCAAATCGACACGGATTTCCCTCGACCGCAGCATTGAACGGATGCGAAAGCAGTTGGCTGAACTGGCCCAGTTTTTGGGCAAGGGGACGCCGACTCGCAGTCTGGAGGAATTTGATCTGGAAACTGAACGGTTGATCGGCGATCTACTAGGGCAGGCCTCCGACATGCTGCATGCGTATGAATACGCCGAACTGGGCGAGGCCGGCGGGTTGGTGAATATGACGGACGAGGCGCCGGAAGGCACCGGCATGGACAGCCATCGGCAGAGTCTCTTGCAACGGTATCGGGTGTTGGAAAGCTGCGTGTCGGAGCTCGAAGCGCGTCGGGCCGCCGAGCCGAAACAGAAGAAAGTTGGGCGGACTCTCATCGGGCCACAGATCGCAGAGCATATGTCGGCGGAAGTCCGGAGTCTCTCACAGGAGGCCACTCTGCGCGAAGCGGGGCAGCTCATGCAGAAGTGGAAGCTCGGCTCACTCCTCCTGACCGACAACCAGTCCTATGTCGGCTTCATCACGGATTCGACGCTGGCGCGTGAGGTGGTGGCCAACGGGGTGAATCCCAACACTACTCCTGTCAAGACGTGCATGCGCAAGCCGGTCGTGGCCATCGAAGGTGATCGTCCGATCATTGATGCCGTGCGCATGATGAAAGACCAAGCAACCCGGCATCTGGCCGTGACGCAGGACGGCCAAATTATCGGCGTGATTTCCGTCTCCAATATTCTCCGCTATTATTCAGGTGTGGTCTAA
- a CDS encoding methyltransferase domain-containing protein → MSVLPRQSIYGKVRRTIEMRQHYVRRDTDHRCSRHLVAVLGKEGAVIHKLLPAQINVLLIVILVLTGCAQWNYQDLSDPSRDVWQKPQGVVEKLSLARGARVADLGAGGGYFTWHLAKAVGARGTVYAVDIKESSINMIIKEMVSRGTPNVRPVRAEPHNPRLPEPVDLVFSCDGYHDINDRVGYFRSLASSLRPGGRVAILDFHPRGFFSDMFGYRTPKEEVRREMEAAGYQLLNDYDVVDSQHFQIFAKAER, encoded by the coding sequence ATGAGCGTCTTGCCGCGGCAATCAATATATGGCAAGGTTCGAAGGACAATTGAGATGAGACAGCATTACGTTCGTCGGGACACCGATCATCGATGTAGCCGACACTTGGTCGCAGTCTTAGGAAAGGAAGGTGCCGTGATCCACAAACTCCTGCCTGCACAGATCAACGTACTCTTGATTGTTATCCTAGTGCTCACCGGTTGCGCCCAATGGAACTATCAAGACCTGAGCGACCCCTCACGGGATGTATGGCAGAAACCACAAGGGGTCGTTGAAAAACTGTCCCTCGCGCGGGGAGCTCGGGTGGCAGACTTGGGTGCCGGCGGAGGCTACTTTACCTGGCACCTGGCTAAGGCGGTCGGGGCCAGAGGAACGGTCTATGCCGTTGATATCAAGGAGAGCTCGATCAACATGATCATCAAGGAAATGGTTTCCCGAGGGACCCCGAATGTCCGACCGGTCCGGGCCGAGCCACACAATCCAAGACTTCCGGAGCCGGTCGACCTGGTATTCAGTTGCGATGGCTATCATGACATAAACGATCGAGTGGGCTATTTTCGGTCCCTCGCCTCATCGCTACGACCGGGCGGTCGCGTCGCGATTCTCGATTTTCATCCTCGAGGGTTCTTTTCCGATATGTTTGGGTACAGAACCCCGAAAGAAGAGGTCCGACGCGAAATGGAAGCCGCCGGCTATCAGCTTCTGAACGATTACGATGTCGTCGACAGCCAGCACTTCCAGATTTTCGCGAAGGCAGAGCGGTAG